Proteins co-encoded in one Thermoanaerobaculia bacterium genomic window:
- the thrB gene encoding homoserine kinase → MKFGGTSVAGAAPMRAVTELVVEAAAAERVGVVASAVSGVTDLLVAGLKHAAAGEVDPADEAVARFRAVHEAIARELAPDLGATRSAALAEGLAAIVRELAEILRGVALLGDCSAKVEARAIVLGERASCALLCELFASRGLDTDLLDPVELLPCSGDPLAATPRPDEMKRRLAVRRSAGGAVLLLPGFFGGDESGQVMCLGRGGSDYSAALLAQALEARLLEIWTDVDGVFTTDPRLAPAATCLERMSYEEAMELAHFGAKVLHPRTIAPARAAGVPVRIRNTFRPEHPGTLVERRSAVSEGSGESEGAERAGRVACGISFTRGVALVSLLGPGMEGVPGVAARLFAALASRGISVMLITQGSSETAISFCVEAAAADEAERAVRRAFESEIDTGRVDEVVARRDLAIVSLVGDGMREQVGVAGRFFGALGDAGVNVAAIAQGASERSISAVIAAEDGARAVAAVHERLFERAWQKGPSTRPSPAALARKLSGPIPESGWVTAYAPAGIGNFAAGFDLLGAALAPLAPITAIPPLTSFAPPETGLWGDCVDVRRAVGREAGEGDRLECRGRFAHRLPAEPLENLVLKARDAFASRLASPLPALDFVLHKNLPVASGLGSSASSVAATLVALNELLGQPLDDRALLAAAGEAEAQASGGVHLDNVAPALLGGLRLVDPESGSRALPFPEELLFVLWVPALELETRFARSVLPRELPLPDAIAWAQNLAALIHALHTDDRHLLRVTLRDALAEPHRAALVPGFREVQRAALAAGALGCTLSGAGPAVFAVVEPEAAETIAAAGLAAWRAAGVAVEARLCRLDREGARRLESLENARERAESSSR, encoded by the coding sequence ATGAAGTTCGGCGGCACCTCGGTTGCGGGAGCGGCGCCCATGCGTGCCGTGACGGAGCTGGTCGTTGAGGCGGCCGCGGCGGAGCGGGTGGGCGTCGTCGCGTCGGCGGTCTCCGGCGTGACCGACCTCCTGGTCGCCGGGCTGAAGCACGCCGCGGCGGGCGAGGTCGACCCGGCCGACGAGGCCGTCGCCCGATTTCGCGCCGTCCACGAGGCGATCGCCAGGGAGCTCGCACCGGACCTCGGCGCGACGCGCAGCGCAGCGCTGGCGGAGGGCCTGGCTGCGATCGTCCGCGAACTGGCGGAGATCCTCCGCGGCGTGGCGCTCCTTGGCGACTGCTCGGCGAAAGTGGAGGCGCGCGCCATCGTCCTGGGCGAGCGCGCGAGCTGCGCCCTCCTGTGCGAGCTCTTCGCCTCCCGTGGCCTCGATACCGACTTGCTCGACCCCGTGGAGCTCCTGCCTTGCAGCGGTGACCCGCTGGCGGCGACGCCGCGGCCGGACGAGATGAAGCGTCGGCTCGCCGTGCGGCGCAGCGCAGGAGGGGCGGTACTGCTCCTGCCCGGCTTCTTCGGTGGCGACGAGAGCGGCCAGGTGATGTGTCTCGGCCGCGGTGGCTCGGACTACTCGGCGGCGCTCCTCGCCCAGGCTCTCGAGGCGCGCCTGCTCGAGATCTGGACCGATGTCGACGGCGTCTTCACCACCGATCCGCGCCTCGCCCCGGCGGCCACCTGCCTCGAACGCATGAGCTACGAAGAGGCGATGGAGCTGGCGCATTTCGGTGCCAAGGTCCTGCATCCGCGGACGATCGCGCCGGCGCGCGCGGCGGGTGTTCCGGTGCGCATCCGCAACACCTTCCGGCCGGAGCACCCGGGCACGCTGGTCGAGCGTCGAAGCGCGGTGAGCGAGGGGAGTGGAGAGAGCGAAGGAGCAGAGAGGGCCGGACGCGTCGCCTGCGGCATCTCGTTCACCCGCGGCGTGGCGCTGGTCAGCCTCCTCGGCCCCGGCATGGAGGGGGTGCCCGGCGTCGCGGCGCGGCTCTTCGCGGCGCTCGCCAGCCGCGGGATCTCGGTCATGCTCATCACCCAGGGTTCGAGCGAGACCGCCATCTCCTTCTGTGTCGAAGCCGCTGCCGCCGACGAGGCGGAGCGGGCGGTACGCAGGGCGTTCGAGTCGGAGATCGATACCGGTCGGGTCGACGAGGTCGTGGCGCGACGGGATCTCGCGATCGTCAGCCTGGTGGGCGACGGCATGCGCGAACAGGTCGGCGTCGCCGGGCGCTTCTTCGGCGCGCTCGGGGACGCGGGCGTGAACGTCGCGGCGATCGCGCAGGGCGCCTCGGAGCGCTCGATCTCCGCCGTCATCGCGGCGGAGGACGGCGCGCGCGCCGTCGCGGCGGTCCACGAGCGGCTCTTCGAGCGCGCCTGGCAGAAGGGCCCGTCGACCCGTCCCTCGCCGGCGGCGCTGGCCCGCAAGCTCTCCGGCCCGATTCCGGAGAGCGGCTGGGTCACCGCCTACGCCCCGGCCGGCATCGGCAACTTCGCCGCCGGCTTCGATCTCCTCGGCGCGGCGCTCGCTCCGCTCGCTCCGATCACCGCGATCCCTCCGCTCACTTCTTTCGCGCCCCCCGAAACCGGGCTCTGGGGCGACTGCGTCGACGTGCGGCGCGCCGTCGGGCGCGAGGCGGGCGAGGGGGACCGCCTGGAGTGTCGCGGCCGATTCGCGCATCGGCTGCCGGCCGAGCCGCTCGAGAATCTCGTGCTCAAGGCTCGCGATGCCTTCGCATCCCGGCTCGCTTCGCCCCTGCCGGCGCTCGACTTCGTCCTGCACAAGAACCTCCCGGTGGCGAGCGGCCTGGGCTCGAGCGCGTCGTCCGTGGCGGCGACGCTGGTGGCGCTCAACGAGCTCCTCGGGCAGCCGCTGGACGATCGCGCGCTGCTCGCCGCCGCCGGCGAAGCCGAGGCGCAGGCCTCCGGCGGGGTGCATCTCGACAACGTCGCACCGGCGCTCCTCGGCGGGCTGCGGCTGGTCGACCCGGAGTCGGGCTCGCGCGCCTTGCCCTTTCCCGAGGAGCTGCTCTTCGTCCTCTGGGTGCCGGCGCTCGAGCTCGAGACGCGCTTCGCGAGGAGCGTTCTGCCGCGCGAGCTCCCGCTGCCGGACGCCATCGCCTGGGCACAGAACCTCGCGGCGCTGATCCACGCCCTGCACACCGACGACCGGCACCTCCTGCGCGTGACGCTCCGCGACGCGCTCGCCGAGCCGCATCGCGCCGCGCTCGTCCCCGGCTTCCGCGAGGTGCAGCGGGCGGCACTCGCGGCGGGGGCGCTCGGCTGCACGCTCTCCGGCGCCGGCCCCGCGGTCTTCGCGGTGGTCGAGCCCGAGGCTGCCGAGACGATTGCTGCGGCCGGCCTCGCCGCCTGGCGCGCGGCCGGCGTCGCGGTCGAGGCGCGGCTCTGCCGGCTCGACCGCGAGGGCGCCCGGCGGCTGGAATCGCTCGAGAATGCTCGAGAACGGGCGGAGAGCTCGAGTCGATGA